A window from Bacteroidota bacterium encodes these proteins:
- a CDS encoding ribonuclease P protein component: MNPPMRPRLSLDRDHTVRGTKLLDWFFANRKWIRSAKLQVVECSWAERPLPEGEASIRFLVLATKRSYRRAHDRNHVKRWLRAAVTEIPEFVTLELSAKEREKQILIMMRISKPLPEVSWRMVVSDVERIAEYLSYRSMKGPTA; the protein is encoded by the coding sequence ATGAATCCGCCAATGAGACCGCGACTTTCGCTCGATCGCGATCACACGGTGCGGGGTACGAAATTACTCGACTGGTTTTTTGCAAACCGAAAGTGGATCCGGTCCGCGAAACTGCAAGTCGTCGAGTGTTCCTGGGCGGAGCGGCCGCTTCCCGAAGGCGAAGCCTCGATCCGATTTCTCGTCCTTGCCACCAAGCGATCGTATCGGCGCGCGCACGACCGCAACCACGTTAAGCGATGGCTCCGAGCCGCCGTGACCGAAATCCCGGAATTTGTAACGTTGGAATTGAGCGCGAAAGAGCGCGAAAAGCAAATTCTCATCATGATGCGAATATCGAAACCGCTTCCGGAAGTAAGTTGGCGGATGGTGGTCAGCGATGTCGAGCGAATAGCCGAATATCTTTCTTATCGTTCGATGAAGGGGCCGACCGCATGA
- the ispE gene encoding 4-(cytidine 5'-diphospho)-2-C-methyl-D-erythritol kinase, whose amino-acid sequence MTGLREYIVPSKINLGLEILSRRPDGYHEINTVFYRTLEPHDVITVSDAEFFRITCSDPSLVGEGNLMYRAAHRFADQFGLELPSIEVHLEKRIPMGAGLGGGSSDAATMLSILSEFSNGISVPAELTASIGADVPFFFTGAKAAVATGIGEQLTPIDFDLHAAVLIVLDPAIHVSTREAYAGLRLPLTPIATNFADLFDGAVDLSDLQDHLRNDFEATVFQQYPKLSSIKQSLLDRGADLALMSGSGSAIFGLFEDVSVAEDAKRWFEADDLLVFLS is encoded by the coding sequence ATGACAGGCCTCCGCGAATACATTGTGCCGTCGAAGATCAATCTCGGTTTGGAGATTCTTTCGAGGCGGCCGGATGGATACCATGAGATCAACACCGTCTTCTATCGCACATTAGAGCCGCATGATGTTATCACGGTGAGCGATGCAGAGTTCTTCCGCATCACTTGTTCCGACCCTTCTCTCGTTGGTGAAGGCAACCTGATGTATCGCGCGGCGCACAGATTTGCGGACCAGTTTGGTTTGGAATTGCCATCGATAGAAGTCCATCTCGAAAAACGAATCCCGATGGGCGCAGGGCTTGGAGGCGGTTCCAGCGACGCGGCGACGATGTTGAGTATCTTATCCGAGTTCTCGAATGGTATTTCAGTACCGGCGGAGCTTACGGCCTCGATTGGTGCCGATGTCCCGTTCTTCTTCACCGGCGCAAAAGCGGCTGTCGCGACTGGCATCGGAGAGCAACTCACTCCGATCGATTTCGATCTCCATGCTGCGGTCCTCATCGTCCTCGACCCAGCGATCCATGTCTCGACTCGCGAGGCATACGCCGGTCTGCGCTTGCCATTGACTCCTATCGCCACGAACTTTGCCGATTTGTTTGATGGCGCCGTGGATTTGAGTGATCTTCAAGACCATCTGCGAAACGACTTCGAAGCAACTGTCTTTCAACAGTATCCCAAGCTCTCATCAATAAAACAATCGCTGCTCGACCGAGGCGCAGATCTCGCGCTTATGAGCGGGTCCGGCTCGGCTATCTTTGGGCTCTTCGAAGATGTCTCCGTTGCTGAAGACGCGAAGCGATGGTTTGAAGCGGATGACTTACTTGTGTTCCTCTCATAG
- a CDS encoding DegT/DnrJ/EryC1/StrS family aminotransferase: MKVEFYKHPLGDDEIDSLTDVIHSTFLTTGPRTREFEAQFARYLRAEHAVGVTSWTMGGFIALKTLGIGPGDEVITTPMTFMATANIIIECGAKPVFVDVEPETGNISCDEIEKAITPRTRAILPVHLYGQMCDMRRMSEIARKHKLAIIEDCAHSVESERDGVRPGELSDMAVFSFYATKNLASGEGGAITTNNQDLYEKLMVLRQHGMNKSAADRYSARFKHYDMETLGYKCNMFDIQAAMLLPQLPRLAERLERREAICTRYAEGFRNAEGISFPSVLPGSVHGRHLFTIWVDPLIRDEVLNDLQDRGIGVAVNFRSINRLTYYRTQLALPEGSFPVAERIGDSTITLPLYTKLKEEEIDYVIEQTIESVNQIMSLRVATTERRSNLAQV; encoded by the coding sequence ATGAAAGTTGAATTCTACAAGCACCCACTTGGGGATGATGAAATTGACAGTCTGACCGATGTCATCCATTCGACGTTTTTGACCACGGGTCCGAGAACCCGGGAGTTCGAAGCGCAATTCGCCAGGTACTTGCGCGCTGAGCATGCTGTCGGCGTAACAAGTTGGACCATGGGCGGTTTTATCGCACTCAAAACCCTCGGGATCGGCCCTGGCGATGAGGTCATCACTACGCCGATGACCTTCATGGCCACCGCGAATATTATCATCGAGTGCGGAGCCAAGCCCGTCTTCGTCGATGTCGAGCCGGAAACCGGGAATATTTCGTGCGATGAAATCGAAAAGGCAATCACACCCCGAACTCGGGCAATCTTGCCGGTGCACCTCTACGGGCAAATGTGCGACATGCGGCGAATGTCCGAGATCGCGCGGAAGCACAAACTCGCAATCATTGAGGACTGCGCGCATTCCGTCGAAAGCGAACGCGACGGCGTTCGACCGGGCGAGCTCTCCGACATGGCGGTCTTCAGCTTTTACGCGACAAAAAACCTCGCATCAGGCGAAGGCGGTGCGATCACGACTAATAACCAGGACCTATATGAAAAACTCATGGTGCTTCGCCAGCACGGCATGAACAAATCTGCTGCGGACCGCTACTCAGCGCGGTTTAAGCACTACGACATGGAGACGCTTGGCTATAAGTGCAACATGTTCGATATTCAGGCGGCCATGCTGTTGCCTCAGCTCCCGCGACTTGCTGAACGGCTCGAACGGCGCGAAGCGATCTGCACGAGATATGCCGAAGGCTTTCGCAATGCCGAAGGCATTTCATTCCCAAGTGTCCTACCCGGTTCGGTGCATGGCCGGCATCTCTTCACGATTTGGGTCGATCCATTAATTCGCGATGAAGTTCTGAATGATCTGCAAGACCGTGGGATTGGTGTGGCAGTGAATTTCCGCTCGATCAATCGACTGACCTATTACAGGACCCAGTTGGCATTACCCGAAGGATCATTCCCTGTCGCAGAACGGATTGGCGACTCGACGATCACTCTGCCACTCTATACCAAGCTGAAAGAAGAAGAGATCGATTACGTCATCGAGCAGACGATTGAGTCAGTAAACCAGATCATGTCATTGCGAGTCGCAACAACGGAGCGACGAAGCAATCTCGCGCAGGTTTGA
- a CDS encoding tetratricopeptide repeat protein, giving the protein MRQPNTAGSAGTGPDDHDDAVLKERAQEFLQRAYRLQMSGHLNEAIESYKKSIEVMPTAEAHTFLGWAFSFLGDYESAIGECRKAIEIDPDFGNPYNDIGAYMIQQGELDAAIPYLELAMKATRYATPHFPHYNYGRILERRGLWFEALHEYKSSLDLEPNYTLAKDAFYRLQALLN; this is encoded by the coding sequence ATGAGACAGCCAAATACAGCCGGTTCTGCCGGCACCGGCCCGGATGACCACGACGACGCGGTGCTGAAGGAGCGTGCTCAGGAATTCCTGCAGCGAGCCTACCGGCTTCAAATGTCGGGACATCTGAATGAGGCCATCGAAAGCTATAAGAAATCCATCGAGGTCATGCCGACGGCCGAAGCGCACACGTTCTTAGGCTGGGCGTTCAGCTTTTTAGGCGATTACGAGTCAGCGATTGGCGAGTGCCGAAAGGCGATCGAAATCGATCCGGATTTCGGCAACCCCTATAATGATATCGGGGCTTACATGATCCAGCAAGGTGAGCTCGACGCGGCAATTCCGTATCTCGAGCTTGCCATGAAGGCGACTCGCTACGCCACTCCCCACTTTCCGCATTATAATTACGGACGGATTTTGGAACGTCGTGGCCTGTGGTTCGAAGCACTGCACGAGTACAAAAGCTCGCTCGATCTCGAACCGAATTACACGTTAGCCAAGGACGCATTTTACAGGTTGCAAGCACTATTGAACTAA
- a CDS encoding T9SS type A sorting domain-containing protein, with product MSTQIQTRWTGLIFSIVLLLLSCSGAPVYAQHWQHLSLPTMWSGPGGVFFLNEDYGFVFQGWGHGNPRQMFYRTRNGCRTWDSVLVPCPNSSENGPNAELFFLSPSHLLLPVPASVGHASIGEGIYESLDSGSTWRRITPDSVGCEWAYGSGDTVLASIWAYNDGHGGSDGSTTVYRRSTNDGVTWTDTYPGVGGQPRNGILGSRSGVLSIVDLQTGASVGTGMTAVSTNAGSSWRRGSATNPVNMDSRFLCWMKPNSSTIFLAQNLFKNFTVTGAIIWRSTDYGLTFQQVDSIGGHGLGAEIEGVAGNDCAPVYIENDEGVTGFVRTTDAGATWQNIMSPTTNYWVHSYSVIGRGAIVYALAADGMLWKTTDGGDGLLNSSVLPLITTNFSKSNSDTITTTLCDSLSLEFIASFAGCDRVWIDSASIDSIAPNRYYTVLTNRALTNGSSPDTARLYVIAEKAGTYPITVHGRLRREDWKDEDTSIHLILNVLPNPGILNIVSNRLHDFGTQSLCHPVSVRDSFSLSAHGCQQVVVDSIVLHPITGAVQDFSFKAVRNIIPPDSGAAVFPITYKPSTAQTDSGLIVIYYFDGERHQTDTIIVRGAGVADSRTFVLLSNSISSAMCDSTQCIVTIRNPACGALEVDSVSLPAGIELLSRLPIVLNPGDSSSLQVRVLPGTEGSPLAALHLGDTTLLVTLHARYGPNGFDTIMALQIHIGRGNPLSAISPVVLDFDTVTTCETRTRSVALASVGCDTLSNIVCRLGSGDKFSITQSPSTPIPTGFDDSISLSFHSDIPNGLSRDTLFITTNAGTKTIPLSAFTVSGSVALGLTDTAFTFSPVIAACGVDSLLIGLTNGSCRAIILDSLVGIVAPFERVPFGGDTIPSQGTDSLRVRYRPELAGNAFSHGRLYFHGQNGVEHDTSIALYATALNPPSLEVYLKAQALTAGPTGTVEVPVYALATGNLLPVGVRAVNFRLNLRTDLLTPVLVSYLGGANQPISQFDFTGIDLSVPIPTNYDPVAESELARVTCKVFVTDTMGTSIYLTDSSLSSRNSCIAFSSEPASVSFTLDPGCGDSLLTHFISKRSFELQSISPNPARGTMKILIAGYAQQSGFQLELFDALGRRVQGEQIARILNGELTIDVSTLPIGFYCLRLSQGRQRISKLIEVLR from the coding sequence ATGAGTACTCAAATACAAACTCGGTGGACGGGTCTCATTTTCTCGATTGTGCTCCTCCTATTGAGTTGCAGCGGTGCACCCGTGTATGCTCAACACTGGCAACATCTGTCTCTTCCTACGATGTGGAGTGGTCCTGGAGGGGTATTTTTCCTAAACGAGGACTATGGCTTTGTTTTTCAAGGTTGGGGTCACGGGAATCCTCGACAAATGTTCTATCGGACCAGGAACGGCTGCCGCACCTGGGATAGTGTTTTGGTGCCGTGCCCTAACAGTTCCGAAAATGGACCGAATGCAGAGCTGTTCTTCCTATCGCCATCTCACCTACTGCTACCGGTCCCAGCAAGTGTAGGGCATGCGTCGATCGGCGAGGGAATATATGAAAGTCTCGACAGCGGGTCTACTTGGAGACGGATTACACCGGATTCAGTCGGATGCGAATGGGCCTACGGCAGTGGTGACACGGTGCTTGCTTCAATTTGGGCATACAACGACGGGCATGGTGGCAGTGACGGCAGTACGACCGTGTATCGTCGAAGTACGAATGATGGCGTAACATGGACTGACACGTATCCCGGTGTTGGCGGTCAACCGAGGAACGGTATTCTTGGCAGCCGGTCCGGAGTCCTTTCGATTGTTGATTTGCAGACAGGCGCTAGTGTCGGCACGGGTATGACGGCAGTGTCCACGAATGCAGGTAGTTCCTGGCGGCGAGGATCGGCAACAAATCCAGTTAACATGGACAGCCGGTTTTTGTGCTGGATGAAGCCGAATTCGTCCACGATATTCCTGGCTCAGAATCTCTTCAAGAACTTCACCGTAACGGGCGCAATTATCTGGCGGTCTACGGATTACGGTCTTACGTTTCAGCAGGTCGATTCGATTGGGGGGCATGGTCTTGGAGCTGAAATCGAGGGCGTCGCCGGCAATGACTGCGCTCCCGTTTACATTGAGAACGACGAAGGTGTAACTGGTTTTGTGAGGACGACGGATGCTGGCGCGACTTGGCAGAACATCATGTCCCCAACGACCAATTACTGGGTTCATAGCTATTCGGTCATTGGTCGCGGCGCCATCGTATATGCTCTTGCGGCGGACGGCATGCTTTGGAAAACAACCGACGGAGGGGATGGGCTGCTCAACTCCTCCGTCCTGCCTTTGATCACGACGAACTTCTCGAAGTCAAATAGTGATACCATCACGACCACGCTTTGTGACAGCCTTTCACTCGAGTTTATTGCTTCGTTTGCTGGCTGCGACCGCGTCTGGATCGACTCTGCGTCGATCGATAGTATCGCGCCTAACCGCTATTATACAGTACTCACGAATCGCGCGTTGACGAATGGGTCATCACCCGATACGGCACGGCTATACGTGATTGCGGAGAAAGCAGGCACGTATCCGATCACGGTTCACGGGCGCCTTCGACGCGAAGATTGGAAGGATGAAGACACGTCCATCCACTTGATTCTTAATGTGCTTCCCAATCCCGGCATCCTCAATATCGTCAGTAACCGGCTGCATGACTTCGGTACGCAGAGCTTATGCCATCCGGTATCGGTAAGAGACTCATTCTCACTTTCTGCGCATGGCTGCCAGCAGGTGGTGGTGGATTCCATCGTTCTTCATCCAATTACAGGAGCGGTTCAGGATTTCTCTTTCAAGGCGGTCAGGAATATTATCCCGCCGGATAGTGGCGCGGCCGTTTTTCCAATCACCTACAAACCGTCCACCGCTCAGACCGATAGCGGCCTGATCGTGATCTATTATTTCGATGGCGAGCGGCATCAGACTGATACAATCATCGTCCGAGGTGCCGGAGTTGCAGATTCTCGCACCTTTGTGCTTCTCTCGAATTCGATTTCAAGTGCGATGTGCGACTCCACTCAGTGCATCGTCACAATCCGGAATCCAGCGTGCGGTGCCCTGGAGGTGGACTCCGTTTCGCTGCCAGCCGGTATTGAACTCCTGAGCCGTCTGCCCATCGTACTAAACCCTGGTGACAGCAGCTCACTCCAAGTTCGTGTTCTACCAGGTACAGAAGGAAGCCCTTTAGCGGCGTTGCACCTCGGTGACACAACGCTGCTCGTAACGTTACATGCGAGGTATGGGCCGAATGGCTTTGATACAATCATGGCGTTACAGATTCACATCGGACGCGGGAATCCATTGTCTGCGATCAGTCCGGTGGTGCTCGACTTTGATACAGTGACCACATGTGAAACGCGAACGCGTTCTGTTGCTCTTGCGAGTGTCGGTTGTGACACGCTATCGAATATTGTATGCCGATTAGGGAGTGGGGACAAGTTTTCGATTACGCAATCGCCATCGACCCCAATCCCGACGGGTTTTGATGATAGTATCTCACTATCATTCCACTCGGACATTCCGAACGGCCTGAGCAGAGATACTCTCTTCATTACGACAAATGCTGGTACGAAAACGATACCACTTTCAGCGTTCACTGTGAGCGGAAGTGTTGCCCTCGGCCTTACAGATACAGCGTTTACATTTTCTCCCGTAATCGCTGCATGTGGCGTTGATAGTCTGCTGATCGGACTGACCAATGGAAGCTGCAGAGCAATCATACTTGACTCGTTAGTCGGCATAGTAGCGCCGTTTGAACGGGTGCCATTTGGTGGTGATACAATTCCTTCGCAAGGGACTGATTCTCTTCGAGTGCGTTATCGGCCGGAATTAGCAGGCAATGCTTTTAGTCATGGTCGATTGTATTTCCATGGTCAGAATGGCGTGGAGCACGACACATCCATTGCGCTGTACGCAACTGCACTGAACCCTCCTTCCTTGGAGGTTTATCTCAAAGCTCAGGCGTTGACGGCGGGACCGACTGGCACTGTCGAGGTTCCCGTATATGCTTTGGCCACAGGTAATCTGCTGCCAGTTGGAGTGCGCGCTGTCAACTTTCGGCTGAATCTACGCACCGATCTTCTTACGCCCGTTTTGGTAAGCTATCTCGGTGGCGCGAATCAACCGATCTCGCAATTCGATTTCACGGGCATTGACCTCTCGGTTCCGATACCAACGAATTACGATCCGGTAGCGGAGTCGGAGCTTGCCCGAGTGACATGTAAGGTATTCGTAACAGATACGATGGGCACGAGTATCTATCTCACGGACTCCTCGCTATCCTCACGGAACTCCTGTATCGCGTTCTCGTCTGAGCCAGCATCTGTCAGCTTCACGCTTGACCCAGGCTGCGGTGATTCGCTCTTGACACATTTTATTTCGAAGCGGTCCTTCGAGCTTCAGAGTATCAGTCCAAATCCGGCGAGAGGAACGATGAAGATCTTGATTGCGGGCTACGCGCAACAGTCTGGATTTCAATTGGAATTGTTCGATGCCCTGGGAAGAAGAGTTCAGGGCGAGCAGATTGCGCGAATATTGAATGGCGAATTGACAATCGATGTATCCACCTTGCCTATCGGGTTCTATTGTCTTCGCCTGTCGCAAGGTCGTCAAAGAATTTCGAAGTTAATCGAGGTCCTTCGATGA
- a CDS encoding sugar phosphate nucleotidyltransferase, whose product MHAIIPVAGFGTRLRPHTYSQPKVLLNVAGRPILAHILDRLVASGITSVTIIVGYMGDAIEAYVRKTYPNLKSDFVEQTELKGLGHAIWMARERIPSDGSPLFIVLGDTIFEADLDAVFKSPTSSLGVFWVEDPRRFGIVELKDGFATKLIEKPENPTTNLMVAGLYFFRNPALLRQCLDELIEKNIRTRNEYQLTDALQLMVERGEKFSTFELKGWYDCGKPETLLSTNRHLLKSGTQVRPETRNTVIVEPVFIAQSAQIDDSIIGPFATIGGGARIKNSIVRDSIVGEGVRMNGVVIEQSLVGNNSSITRAASRINIGDCSEIELP is encoded by the coding sequence ATGCACGCGATTATTCCCGTTGCCGGATTCGGCACGCGGCTCCGGCCGCACACCTATAGTCAGCCGAAAGTCCTGCTCAATGTGGCCGGACGGCCCATCCTTGCCCACATCCTGGACCGGCTTGTGGCCAGCGGCATTACAAGCGTTACCATCATCGTCGGTTACATGGGCGATGCGATCGAAGCGTATGTCCGCAAGACGTATCCCAATTTGAAATCGGATTTTGTCGAGCAAACCGAGTTGAAGGGCCTTGGCCACGCGATTTGGATGGCGCGCGAACGGATTCCTTCGGATGGTTCGCCGCTTTTTATTGTGCTTGGCGATACGATCTTCGAAGCCGATCTCGATGCGGTATTCAAGTCACCGACAAGTTCGCTGGGGGTCTTTTGGGTCGAGGACCCGCGGCGCTTTGGCATTGTCGAACTCAAAGATGGATTCGCCACCAAACTCATCGAGAAACCTGAGAATCCTACGACGAACCTGATGGTGGCGGGCCTCTATTTCTTTCGTAATCCCGCGCTTCTGCGGCAATGCCTCGATGAGTTGATCGAGAAGAATATTCGGACTCGCAACGAGTATCAACTCACCGATGCGCTGCAATTGATGGTCGAGCGCGGTGAGAAGTTCTCGACCTTCGAACTCAAAGGCTGGTACGATTGCGGGAAGCCGGAAACACTGCTGAGTACAAACCGGCATCTGCTGAAATCCGGCACGCAGGTTCGGCCCGAAACCCGGAACACCGTAATTGTCGAGCCGGTCTTTATCGCACAGAGTGCGCAGATTGACGACTCGATTATCGGGCCGTTCGCAACGATTGGCGGTGGGGCACGAATCAAGAATTCTATCGTGCGTGACTCGATCGTCGGGGAGGGTGTACGCATGAACGGTGTTGTCATCGAACAGAGCCTCGTCGGTAACAACTCATCTATTACTCGGGCCGCATCACGTATCAATATCGGGGATTGCTCCGAGATCGAACTTCCGTAA
- a CDS encoding DUF885 domain-containing protein: MLKARHFHDFADFRDHVLATYLAYYPTLASWLGLHQYDSVVEDFSPARREEYLATLHEAKEVLLSKHFADKPDKTTHFECRALEWKINDEIFRMTELKDYEWNPMVYNEQLEIMHLIDRDFAPAAERMRAVLARLRSYPRVLAIARQNLRRNMDRTIVETGLMALEGRLSYLDQVPELIFGEINNPELIEDLTHAIQTAKLAITSFAEAVRTVVLPHAMYDSFRLGPDLMARFVKSSELVTESLDSLLDKGRREMDRLTVELYKASAELDATANPREVFHTFVETEHFNEQTLLKEVEQMLERIRTFVIAHNIVAMPSEVRCKVEETPAHMRWAFAAMNSPGAFERVSTEAFYYVTLPEAEWDAEKRKEFLHTLNRSVLEVISIHEAYPGHYTHFLHLQNIQSKVGKVFQSYGFIEGWAHYTEEMMLNAGWGQGDPRIRMAYLHEALVRISRFVMAIELHRGTMTLSEGQQLFEEKALMRPMAARREAERAVFDPGYLFYTLGKFQIRELRERMEKLPGFSLFDFHNELLSYGSVPIKIIAEMMGG; this comes from the coding sequence ATGCTTAAGGCGCGACACTTTCACGATTTTGCCGATTTCCGCGATCACGTCCTCGCGACGTATCTCGCATATTATCCAACGCTTGCCTCCTGGCTCGGGCTGCATCAATACGATTCGGTTGTCGAAGATTTTAGTCCTGCCCGAAGGGAAGAATACCTTGCGACGCTGCACGAAGCGAAAGAAGTGCTGCTCAGCAAGCATTTCGCCGACAAGCCGGATAAGACGACGCATTTCGAGTGCCGCGCGCTCGAGTGGAAGATCAACGACGAGATCTTCCGGATGACCGAACTCAAAGACTACGAGTGGAATCCGATGGTCTACAACGAGCAGTTGGAGATCATGCACCTGATCGACCGCGATTTTGCACCGGCGGCCGAGCGCATGCGGGCCGTGCTTGCGCGCTTGCGTTCCTATCCACGCGTGCTTGCCATTGCGAGGCAAAACCTCCGCCGGAACATGGACCGCACGATCGTTGAGACGGGACTCATGGCGCTCGAAGGACGGCTCTCCTATCTCGATCAGGTCCCGGAGTTAATCTTCGGGGAGATCAATAATCCCGAGCTCATCGAAGATCTGACGCATGCGATCCAGACCGCGAAGCTTGCCATCACGAGTTTTGCTGAAGCCGTCCGCACCGTCGTGCTGCCGCATGCGATGTACGACTCCTTCCGGTTAGGCCCTGACTTGATGGCGCGGTTTGTCAAGTCGAGTGAACTGGTAACCGAATCGCTCGACTCACTGCTCGATAAAGGCCGCCGCGAGATGGACCGGCTCACCGTCGAACTCTACAAAGCCAGCGCGGAGTTGGATGCAACGGCGAACCCGCGTGAAGTCTTTCACACATTTGTGGAGACCGAGCACTTCAATGAGCAGACGCTGCTGAAGGAAGTCGAGCAGATGCTCGAACGCATTCGCACGTTCGTCATCGCGCACAATATCGTCGCGATGCCCTCGGAAGTGCGATGCAAGGTTGAGGAAACACCGGCGCACATGCGCTGGGCGTTCGCAGCGATGAACTCGCCTGGCGCGTTCGAGCGCGTTTCAACAGAAGCGTTCTACTACGTCACGCTGCCGGAAGCAGAGTGGGACGCAGAGAAGCGCAAAGAGTTTTTGCACACACTCAATCGCTCGGTGCTCGAAGTGATTTCGATACACGAAGCGTATCCGGGACACTACACGCACTTCCTGCATTTGCAGAACATCCAGAGCAAGGTCGGCAAGGTGTTTCAGTCGTATGGCTTCATCGAAGGCTGGGCGCACTATACTGAAGAGATGATGCTGAATGCCGGCTGGGGCCAGGGCGATCCGCGCATTCGCATGGCGTACCTGCACGAGGCACTCGTGCGGATCTCGCGCTTTGTCATGGCGATCGAACTCCACCGCGGCACGATGACGCTCTCCGAAGGACAGCAACTCTTCGAGGAAAAAGCACTCATGCGTCCCATGGCCGCGCGCCGCGAAGCCGAACGCGCCGTCTTCGATCCCGGCTATTTATTCTACACGCTCGGCAAATTCCAGATCCGCGAACTCCGCGAGCGCATGGAGAAGCTACCCGGATTCTCCCTCTTCGATTTCCACAACGAACTCCTGAGCTACGGCTCCGTGCCCATCAAGATCATTGCGGAGATGATGGGGGGATAA
- a CDS encoding T9SS type A sorting domain-containing protein, with amino-acid sequence MKQISIVFSLLFAISWLSVPSALRAQTLTINSVSGTQFCAGDPVSITFTATGTWLHKNAFTFQLSDAGGSFLTPNFRNIGSLIDTLPGTFTIVSAIPPDALASGNYRFRVMAANPYTVSADNGTDVNIAESPGQLYIHSPCGNAGLVNSQIQFDMSNGLKQDAVIYWDFGANSNPSSTITHWDLFGPTTMYSAAGQKTVTVRAVAPGGCSVSDIFHINVFDCTDPIIPYYANIASADQDLNKWANRSVWVNPGVSVSGGIFDTIFAEAGATVTGGSCNVVYLKPGAMYASSGSYVIYADGASVSTDATKLACPSLTFDYSNAPPNSIMHINDAAVSVLPLVPIQVTPNPTKGFVALQGVPANANMSVMNILGETIRTLKAPDATVDLSMLPAGTYYIRIASIQGVVTKKLVKE; translated from the coding sequence ATGAAACAGATTAGTATCGTCTTTTCGCTTCTCTTCGCAATTTCGTGGCTTTCGGTGCCGAGCGCTCTTCGCGCGCAAACGCTCACCATCAATTCGGTCTCCGGAACGCAATTCTGCGCGGGCGATCCAGTCTCAATCACGTTCACGGCAACTGGGACGTGGTTACACAAAAACGCATTCACCTTCCAGCTTTCAGACGCAGGAGGCAGCTTTCTCACCCCGAATTTCAGGAATATCGGATCGCTCATTGATACCCTTCCTGGTACATTCACGATTGTTTCAGCCATTCCTCCGGATGCGCTTGCTTCGGGCAATTACCGATTCCGTGTGATGGCGGCAAATCCCTACACCGTCAGCGCGGATAATGGTACAGATGTGAACATCGCGGAATCGCCGGGTCAGCTTTACATCCATTCACCTTGCGGAAATGCCGGTTTGGTGAATTCCCAAATCCAGTTTGACATGAGTAATGGTTTGAAACAAGACGCTGTGATCTATTGGGACTTTGGTGCGAACTCGAACCCCTCCTCTACAATAACGCACTGGGATCTTTTCGGCCCAACCACCATGTATTCGGCCGCAGGACAGAAGACCGTGACGGTTCGGGCGGTCGCTCCCGGTGGATGTTCGGTTTCTGATATCTTCCATATTAATGTCTTTGATTGCACCGACCCCATCATTCCTTACTATGCGAACATTGCGAGTGCGGACCAGGATTTGAACAAGTGGGCTAATCGATCCGTATGGGTGAACCCCGGTGTCTCGGTCAGCGGCGGCATATTCGATACGATTTTCGCGGAAGCCGGAGCGACGGTCACCGGTGGATCGTGCAACGTCGTCTATCTGAAGCCAGGAGCCATGTACGCCAGCTCCGGGAGTTACGTCATTTATGCGGATGGTGCGAGTGTCTCAACGGATGCGACGAAGCTTGCCTGCCCGAGCCTGACCTTCGATTATTCGAATGCTCCGCCCAACTCGATCATGCACATCAACGATGCCGCCGTCTCCGTCCTGCCGCTTGTGCCGATCCAAGTCACCCCGAACCCAACGAAGGGTTTCGTGGCATTGCAGGGCGTCCCGGCGAACGCGAATATGAGCGTCATGAATATCCTGGGCGAGACGATCCGCACGCTGAAGGCGCCCGATGCGACGGTCGATCTCTCGATGCTCCCCGCCGGAACCTATTACATACGAATCGCCTCAATTCAAGGAGTCGTGACGAAGAAATTGGTCAAGGAATGA